Proteins found in one Salvia splendens isolate huo1 chromosome 10, SspV2, whole genome shotgun sequence genomic segment:
- the LOC121751397 gene encoding IQ domain-containing protein IQM4-like, with product MERKAYEVVIEGGRLLYKQTGEPLETTRGSKWIFVLSTSRTLYVGKKRKETFQHSSFLAGGATLAAGRIVAKNGVLKAVWPHRGHYKPTPENFQDFISFLRENNVDLNDVKLDFTDEQEDSLYNASSPSFHKPQYAEESTTGRGFSALEIPCKDSLLEKLMTENQRSSSDDSPLESPTEEERGKQLSWNWSTGAGPRIGCVRDYPWRLQERALEDVKLSPRSIQRLSSDSPFPSESRRADCIHSCRTNAHSKTQSSPLHSLC from the exons ATGGAACGGAAGGCGTATGAAGTTGTGATTGAGGGAGGGAGGCTCTTGTACAAGCAGACGGGGGAGCCCCTCGAAACCACCAGGGGTTCTAAGTGGATTTTTGTCCTCAGCACGTCGAGGACATTGTATGTCGGGAAGAAAAGGAAGGAAACGTTTCAGCACTCGAGTTTCTTGGCTGGCGGTGCTACACTTGCTGCAGGGAGGATAGTGGCTAAAAATGGAGTCTTGAAG GCAGTGTGGCCTCACAGAGGTCATTACAAACCAACACCAGAAAATTTCCAAGATTTCATATCATTTCTCAGGGAGAACAATGTTGATCTCAATGATGTCAAG CTTGACTTCACTGATGAACAAGAAGACAGCCTatacaatgcatcttcaccatcATTTCATAAACCTCAGTATGCAGAAGAAAGCACCACCGGTCGAGGCTTCAGTGCCCTCGAGATACCTTGCAAGGACAGCTTGCTCGAGAAGCTGATGACTGAAAACCAACGATCAAGCTCTGATGATTCCCCCTTAGAATCTCCAACCGAAGAGGAGAGAGGAAAGCAGCTGTCTTGGAACTGGAGCACCGGGGCAGGCCCTCGGATTGGCTGCGTGAGAGACTACCCTTGGCGCCTCCAAGAACGCGCCTTGGAAGACGTAAAGCTCTCTCCTCGAAGCATCCAACGCCTGAGTTCAGACTCCCCGTTTCCATCTGAATCGCGACGTGCAGACTGCATTCACTCTTGCAGGACTAATGCTCATTCAAAGACACAGTCCTCACCACTACATTCACTTTGCTAG
- the LOC121751622 gene encoding probable protein phosphatase 2C 26 isoform X1 encodes MRSVKSSEEKLILVNFISLWREREMAIPAALRPFSTVVYSANRLTPSISSIHRPKTLLCSSASLSNLVGSEAGVCLSVGTHLIPHPDKVEKGGEDAFFVSNHRGGVIAVADGVSGWAEKDVNPALFSRELMAHASSLVEDEEVNYEPRSLIRKAHAATTSIGSATTVVAMLERNGILKMANVGDCGVRIIRRGQIVFSTSPQEHYFDCPFQLSSEAAGQTFLDATVMTVELMEEDTVVMGSDGLFDNVYDTEILAVVDSCDNVADAAKALANLAHSHSKDSSFDSPYSQEARARGFDVPWWKKFMGMKLTGGKLDDITVIIGQVESSLSSL; translated from the exons ATGAGGAGCGTGAAGTCCTCTGAAGAGAAACTAATACTAGTTAATTTCATTAGTTTgtggagagaaagagagatggcAATTCCAGCAGCTTTGAGGCCTTTCAGCACTGTCGTTTACTCGGCAAACAGACTCACTCCATCAATCTCCTCTATTCACAGACCCAAGACTCTTCTTTGCAGCAGCGCATCTCTCTCCAATCTTGTTGG CTCAGAAGCAGGCGTGTGCTTGAGTGTTGGAACCCACCTCATTCCCCATCCCGACAAG GTTGAGAAAGGCGGAGAGGACGCCTTCTTTGTCAGCAACCACCGCGGCGGAGTCATTGCCGTTGCCGACGGCGTTTCTGG TTGGGCTGAAAAAGATGTGAATCCAGCTCTTTTCTCTCGTGAGTTGATGGCTCATGCTTCTAGCTTAGTGGAAGATGAAGAG GTTAACTATGAGCCAAGAAGTTTGATTAGGAAAGCACATGCTGCTACCACTTCCATTGGCTCTGCCACCAC AGTTGTTGCTATGCTTGAAAGGAATGGGATATTGAAGATGGCGAATGTAGGGGATTGCGGTGTGAGAATCATACGGAGAG GTCAAATAGTATTTTCTACATCTCCACAAGAACACTATTTCGACTGCCCATTTCAGCTGAGTTCGGAGGCTGCTGGTCAGACATTCCTAGATGCAACG GTGATGACTGTGGAGCTGATGGAAGAGGACACGGTTGTGATGGGGTCGGATGGGCTATTCGACAATGTTTATGACACAGAAATTCTTGCAGTTGTGGACTCATGTGATAATGTTGCTGATGCTG CAAAGGCATTGGCTAATCTTGCTCATAGCCATTCCAAGGATTCAAGCTTTGACTCCCCTTATTCCCAAGAGGCTCGAGCCCGG GGTTTTGATGTCCCTTGGTGGAAGAAATTCATGGGGATGAAGTTAACAGGTGGGAAGCTTGATGATATCACTGTGATCATTGGGCAGGTGGAGAGCTCATTGAGCTCATTATGA
- the LOC121751621 gene encoding shewanella-like protein phosphatase 1 isoform X2, protein MASVALGCFLPPQTLRRKPILCCASTASTPHSLSQTIATLKPIVVDGDPPTFVSAPGRRIVAVGDLHGDLDKAKHALQMAGVLSSDGQNLWVGGQTVLVQVGDILDRGEDEIAILSLLKSLDIQAKANGGAVFQVNGNHETMNVEGDFRYVDSGGFDECAAFLEYLEICDHNWEEAFVGWSSVSKRWREERDVPKNHWGPWNLVKQKGVIARSYLLRPGGPLAFELAHHAVVLKVNDWVFCHGGLLPHHVEYGIERMNREVSYWMKDLGMDDHPPFIATRGYDSVVWSRLYSRDTSDLEDYQINQIQYILRDTLQAVGAKGMVVGHTPQSTGVNCEFNCSIWRVDVGMSSGVLDSRPEVLEIREGKARPITSRRDRYNELQVGDYT, encoded by the exons ATGGCTTCCGTTGCTCTCGGCTGCTTCCTGCCTCCGCAAACGCTTCGGCGCAAGCCCATACTTTGTTGTGCTTCTACTGCTTCAACTCCACACAGTCTCAGCCAAACCATAGCCACCTTAAAGCCTATCGTCGTCGATGGTGATCCGCCCACTTTCGTCTCCGCTCCCGGTCGCCGAATAGTTGCGG TCGGGGACTTGCATGGAGATCTTGATAAAGCTAAGCATGCTCTTCAGATGGCTGGTGTCTTGAGTTCtgatgggcaaaacttatgggTTGGTGGACAAACG GTATTAGTTCAGGTTGGAGATATACTTGATAGGGGCGAAGATGAAATTGCAATATTGTCCTTACTAAAGTCACTAGATATCCAGGCAAAAGCTAATGGGGGTGCAGTTTTCCAG GTTAATGGAAATCATGAAACCATGAATGTGGAAGGTGATTTTAGATATGTGGATTCAGGGGGATTCGATGAGTGTGCCGCCTTCCTGGAATATTTGGAAATTTGCGACCATAACTGGGAAGAAGCGTTTGTTGGTTGGTCCAGTGTATCAAAGAGATGGAGGGAAGAGCGTGATGTGCCAAAGAATCATTGGGGTCCCTGGAATTTGGTAAAG CAGAAAGGAGTCATTGCAAGATCATATCTCCTAAGACCAGGTGGCCCGTTGGCATTTGAATTGGCGCACCATGCTGTTGTTCTGAAAGTCAATGACTGGGTATTCTGTCATGGCGGCCTTCTTCCTCATCATG TTGAATATGGCATAGAGAGAATGAATAGAGAAGTATCATACTGGATGAAAGACCTTGGCATGGATGATCATCCTCCATTTATTGCCACCAGAGGCTATGATAGTGTAGTGTGGAGTCGTTTGTACTCTAGAGACACGTCAGATCTGGAAGATTATCAGATCAATCAG ATCCAATATATTCTTCGTGATACGCTTCAAGCAGTAGGTGCCAAAGGAATGGTGGTGGGACATACGCCACAAAGTACAGGAGTAAACTG TGAATTCAACTGCAGCATTTGGCGAGTTGACGTGGGGATGTCAAGTGGGGTCCTTGACTCAAGACCTGAG GTTTTAGAAATAAGAGAAGGTAAAGCAAGGCCAATCACGAGCAGACGAGATAGATATAATGAGCTCCAAGTAGGTGATTATACGTAG
- the LOC121752398 gene encoding protein FLC EXPRESSOR-like yields MAGRNHHRPVDNITTDLLHHRRLTPTDIRLIEDRIAARSREIQSLLLDNHRLAASHVALKQDVAAARHDLHRLSATVKSERDAHVREVYERSLEMEAGARPAELNRVRAEIKDLRAERDQLSEKLKEIQDDLARFHPEQQEFSELKADIEALHREVGKGRAAVEYDTKMQSTYCELSEVMEKHLISMAREAENLRSELANAERRAMAAIVGAGAATNSGPGYTIHQSSLQSGICEISLSDHHADPQVWLISYN; encoded by the exons ATGGCGGGACGAAATCACCACCGCCCCGTGGACAATATCACCACCGACCTCCTCCACCATCGCCGCCTCACTCCGACTGACATCCGTCTAATTGAGGACCGCATCGCCGCCCGGAGCAGGGAGATCCAAAGCCTCCTTCTCGACAATCATCGCCTTGCTGCCTCCCACGTAGCGCTCAAGCAGGATGTCGCCGCCGCCCGCCACGACCTCCACCGCCTCTCCGCCACCGTCAAGTCCGAGCGGGACGCTCACGTGCGAGAGGTCTATGAGCGCTCCCTCGAAATGGAGGCGGGGGCTCGCCCCGCCGAATTGAATCGGGTTAGGGCTGAAATTAAGGACCTCAGGGCTGAGCGCGATCAATTATCCGAGAAATTGAAGGAAATTCAAGACGATTTAGCGAGGTTTCATCCTGAGCAGCAGGAATTCTCTGAGCTCAAAGCTGACATTGAGGCGTTGCATAGAGAAGTTGGCAAAGGAAG GGCTGCAGTTGAATATGATACGAAGATGCAGTCCACTTACTGTGAGCTTAGTGAAGTAATGGAGAAGCACCTGATATCCATGGCTCGTGAGGCAGAAAATTTGCGTTCTGAACTTGCAAATGCCGAGAGGAGAGCTATGGCGGCCATTGTAGGTGCAGGCGCAGCCACCAACTCAG GTCCTGGATACACCATTCACCAGAGTTCTCTTCAATCTGGAATTTGCGAAATTTCATTATCTGATCATCATGCTGA
- the LOC121751623 gene encoding mitoferrin-like — translation MATDASPKFQQAELIPLPPQPDYSPAIAAVEHDGLRFWQFMIAGSVAGMVEHMAMFPVDTIKTQMQALGSCPIRSASVKQAVQSILKADGARGLYRGIGAMALGAGPAHAAYFSVYEICKKSFSGGDPDNHAAHAAAGICATVASDAVLTPMDMVKQRLQLGSSPYKGVLDCVTRVMRQDGFGAFYASYRTTVLMNAPFTAVHFAAYEAAKRGLTEVSHSPESLSEETLVVHATAGAAAGAMAAALTTPLDVVKTQLQCQGVCGCDRFASGSIGDVFRTIIKKDGYRGLMRGWMPRMLFHAPAAAICWSTYEAAKSFFQDSNNGNNINNVT, via the exons ATGGCCACAGACGCCTCTCCGAAATTCCAGCAAGCAGAGCTGATCCCATTGCCACCGCAGCCCGATTATAGCCCGGCAATCGCCGCCGTGGAGCACGACGGCCTCCGATTCTGGCAGTTCATGATCGCCGGCTCCGTCGCCGGCATGGTGGAGCATATGGCGATGTTCCCCGTCGACACCATCAAAACCCAAATGCAAGCCCTAGGCTCCTGCCCCATCCGGTCCGCCAGCGTCAAGCAAGCGGTGCAGTCGATTCTGAAGGCCGACGGCGCCAGAGGCCTCTACCGCGGGATCGGCGCCATGGCCCTCGGCGCGGGGCCCGCGCACGCGGCCTACTTCTCCGTCTACGAGATATGCAAGAAGAGCTTCTCCGGCGGCGATCCGGACAACCACGCGGCGCACGCGGCCGCGGGCATCTGCGCCACCGTCGCCAGCGACGCGGTGCTCACGCCGATGGATATGGTGAAGCAGAGGCTGCAGCTAGGCAGCAGTCCGTACAAGGGGGTTTTGGATTGCGTCACGAGAGTGATGAGGCAGGATGGGTTTGGGGCCTTTTATGCCTCTTACAGGACTACGGTGCTGATGAATGCGCCTTTCACGGCGGTGCATTTCGCGGCGTATGAGGCCGCGAAAAGGGGTTTGACGGAGGTCTCACATTCGCCGGAGAGTTTAAGTGAGGAGACATTGGTGGTCCATGCTACAGCTGGCGCGGCAGCTGGGGCAATGGCTGCCGCCTTGACCACTCCCCTTGATGTTGTCAAGACTCAATTGCAGTGCCAG GGTGTCTGTGGATGTGATAGATTTGCTAGTGGTTCAATCGGGGATGTTTTTCGAACAATAATCAAGAAAGATGGATACAGAGGTCTTATGAGAGGATGGATGCCCAGAATGCTCTTCCATGCTCCAGCTGCTGCAATCTGCTGGTCTACGTATGAAGCAGCAAAATCCTTCTTCCAAGATTCAAACAATGGCAACAACATTAACAATGTGACTTAG
- the LOC121752464 gene encoding serine/arginine-rich SC35-like splicing factor SCL30A has protein sequence MRGRSYTPSPPRGYGRRERSPPRGGGGRYGRGGRDRDDAPTSLLVRNLRHDCRPEDLRRPFGQFGPVKDIYLPRDYYTGDPRGFGFVQFVDPADAADAKYHMDGQILQGRELTVVFAEENRKKPTEMRSRERGSSRGSSRVYDRRRSPPRNSRSPRYSSRSPPPRGREYYSPKRRYSRSTSPHEKRYGRERSYSRSPAAPRDQSPPPYDGARKHSGSPVRERSPFGSRSRSQSPGQGQGQGRGHSPVRAPPARSPSRSRSRSPYPADYPTGPVRDRSPSQ, from the exons ATGAGGGGAAGGAGTTACACACCTTCACCACCAAGAGGATATGGTAGGAGAGAAAGGAGCCCCCCAAGAGGAGGAGGGGGACGTTATGGTAGGGGAGGAAGAGATAGAGATGATGCTCCAACCAGTCTTTTAGTGCGCAACCTTCGCCATGACTGTAG GCCAGAAGACTTGCGTAGGCCATTTGGACAATTTGGCCCGGTTAAAGACATTTATCTGCCTAGGGACTACTACACTGG TGATCCTAGAGGATTTGGGTTTGTTCAATTCGTGGACCCTGCTGATGCTGCAGATGCTAAATATCACATGGATGGACAAATTTTGCAAGGTCGGGAATTGACTGTTGTTTTTGCAGAGGAAAATAGGAAAAAGCCAACTGAAATGAGATCCCGAGAAAGGGGAAG TAGTAGAGGAAGCAGTCGTGTTTATGATAGGAGGAGATCACCTCCTCGCAATTCCCGTTCTCCACGTTATTCCTCCCGTTCACCACCTCCACGGGGCCGTGAGTACTACTCTCCTAAGAGAAGATATTCAAG GTCTACTTCCCCTCATGAGAAGAGGTACGGCAGAGAGAGATCATACTCACGCTCTCCAGCAGCACCACGGGATCAGTCCCCCCCACCCTATGACGGAGCAAGGAAACACAGTGGAAGTCCAGTGAGAGAGCGGTCTCCATTTGGATCGAGAAGCCGCAGCCAGAGTCCAGGTCAAGGTCAAGGTCAAGGTCGTGGCCATTCTCCGGTCAGAGCTCCTCCTGCTCGAAGCCCCAGTCGTAGCAGAAGCAGGAGCCCTTACCCTGCAGATTATCCAACTGGACCTGTGAGGGATAGGTCTCCTAGCCAATGA
- the LOC121753339 gene encoding transcription initiation factor TFIID subunit 7-like has translation MEEQFILRVPPAVAERIERLLNDSSGSSEDKNLDMVFSEDGRTGTFVIGNDRLSSSLLDLPSVVESYKTYDDNVLIKTADIGQMIMVREESDGVPEAVEYRHGLTPPMRDARRRRFRREPDLNPEVVRRVERDLQNIMAGGTAENIGVEMIEPGEYGDEAARSASKKVASAPLAKPDAPGAGTAGGEPDGSDTDETDDSM, from the exons ATGGAAGAGCAGTTTATACTGCGAGTGCCACCAGCTGTAGCCGAAAGAATTGAGCGGCTCTTAAATGATTCATCTGGTTCTTCTGAAGACAAGAACTTGGATATGGTGTTTTCTG AGGATGGAAGGACCGGTACGTTTGTTATAGGCAATGACCGCTTATCTTCATCCCTCTTGGATCTTCCCTCTGTTGTAGAGTCTTACAAGACTTACGATGACAACGTGTTGATTAAAACTGCAGACATTGGTCAA ATGATAATGGTGAGAGAGGAGAGTGATGGTGTCCCGGAGGCAGTTGAGTATAGACATGGACTCACTCCACCCATGAGGGATGCTCGAAGACGGAGATTTCGTCGCGAGCCagatttaaat CCTGAAGTTGTCCGTCGTGTAGAGAGAGATTTGCAGAACATCATGGCTGGTGGAACAGCTGAGAATATTG GTGTTGAAATGATTGAGCCCGGGGAATATGGCGATGAAGCTGCTCGCAGTGCGAGTAAGAAAGTGGCATCTGCGCCTTTAGCAAAGCCTGATGCGCCTGGAGCAGGAACGGCTGGTGGGGAGCCTGATGGGAGTGACACTGATGAGACTGATGATTCTATGTGA
- the LOC121751621 gene encoding shewanella-like protein phosphatase 1 isoform X1: protein MASVALGCFLPPQTLRRKPILCCASTASTPHSLSQTIATLKPIVVDGDPPTFVSAPGRRIVAVGDLHGDLDKAKHALQMAGVLSSDGQNLWVGGQTVLVQVGDILDRGEDEIAILSLLKSLDIQAKANGGAVFQVNGNHETMNVEGDFRYVDSGGFDECAAFLEYLEICDHNWEEAFVGWSSVSKRWREERDVPKNHWGPWNLVKQQKGVIARSYLLRPGGPLAFELAHHAVVLKVNDWVFCHGGLLPHHVEYGIERMNREVSYWMKDLGMDDHPPFIATRGYDSVVWSRLYSRDTSDLEDYQINQIQYILRDTLQAVGAKGMVVGHTPQSTGVNCEFNCSIWRVDVGMSSGVLDSRPEVLEIREGKARPITSRRDRYNELQVGDYT from the exons ATGGCTTCCGTTGCTCTCGGCTGCTTCCTGCCTCCGCAAACGCTTCGGCGCAAGCCCATACTTTGTTGTGCTTCTACTGCTTCAACTCCACACAGTCTCAGCCAAACCATAGCCACCTTAAAGCCTATCGTCGTCGATGGTGATCCGCCCACTTTCGTCTCCGCTCCCGGTCGCCGAATAGTTGCGG TCGGGGACTTGCATGGAGATCTTGATAAAGCTAAGCATGCTCTTCAGATGGCTGGTGTCTTGAGTTCtgatgggcaaaacttatgggTTGGTGGACAAACG GTATTAGTTCAGGTTGGAGATATACTTGATAGGGGCGAAGATGAAATTGCAATATTGTCCTTACTAAAGTCACTAGATATCCAGGCAAAAGCTAATGGGGGTGCAGTTTTCCAG GTTAATGGAAATCATGAAACCATGAATGTGGAAGGTGATTTTAGATATGTGGATTCAGGGGGATTCGATGAGTGTGCCGCCTTCCTGGAATATTTGGAAATTTGCGACCATAACTGGGAAGAAGCGTTTGTTGGTTGGTCCAGTGTATCAAAGAGATGGAGGGAAGAGCGTGATGTGCCAAAGAATCATTGGGGTCCCTGGAATTTGGTAAAG CAGCAGAAAGGAGTCATTGCAAGATCATATCTCCTAAGACCAGGTGGCCCGTTGGCATTTGAATTGGCGCACCATGCTGTTGTTCTGAAAGTCAATGACTGGGTATTCTGTCATGGCGGCCTTCTTCCTCATCATG TTGAATATGGCATAGAGAGAATGAATAGAGAAGTATCATACTGGATGAAAGACCTTGGCATGGATGATCATCCTCCATTTATTGCCACCAGAGGCTATGATAGTGTAGTGTGGAGTCGTTTGTACTCTAGAGACACGTCAGATCTGGAAGATTATCAGATCAATCAG ATCCAATATATTCTTCGTGATACGCTTCAAGCAGTAGGTGCCAAAGGAATGGTGGTGGGACATACGCCACAAAGTACAGGAGTAAACTG TGAATTCAACTGCAGCATTTGGCGAGTTGACGTGGGGATGTCAAGTGGGGTCCTTGACTCAAGACCTGAG GTTTTAGAAATAAGAGAAGGTAAAGCAAGGCCAATCACGAGCAGACGAGATAGATATAATGAGCTCCAAGTAGGTGATTATACGTAG
- the LOC121751622 gene encoding probable protein phosphatase 2C 1 isoform X2, whose translation MRSVKSSEEKLILVNFISLWREREMAIPAALRPFSTVVYSANRLTPSISSIHRPKTLLCSSASLSNLVGSEAGVCLSVGTHLIPHPDKVEKGGEDAFFVSNHRGGVIAVADGVSGWAEKDVNPALFSRELMAHASSLVEDEEVNYEPRSLIRKAHAATTSIGSATTVVAMLERNGILKMANVGDCGVRIIRRGQIVFSTSPQEHYFDCPFQLSSEAAGQTFLDATVMTVELMEEDTVVMGSDGLFDNVYDTEILAVVDSCDNVADAVGM comes from the exons ATGAGGAGCGTGAAGTCCTCTGAAGAGAAACTAATACTAGTTAATTTCATTAGTTTgtggagagaaagagagatggcAATTCCAGCAGCTTTGAGGCCTTTCAGCACTGTCGTTTACTCGGCAAACAGACTCACTCCATCAATCTCCTCTATTCACAGACCCAAGACTCTTCTTTGCAGCAGCGCATCTCTCTCCAATCTTGTTGG CTCAGAAGCAGGCGTGTGCTTGAGTGTTGGAACCCACCTCATTCCCCATCCCGACAAG GTTGAGAAAGGCGGAGAGGACGCCTTCTTTGTCAGCAACCACCGCGGCGGAGTCATTGCCGTTGCCGACGGCGTTTCTGG TTGGGCTGAAAAAGATGTGAATCCAGCTCTTTTCTCTCGTGAGTTGATGGCTCATGCTTCTAGCTTAGTGGAAGATGAAGAG GTTAACTATGAGCCAAGAAGTTTGATTAGGAAAGCACATGCTGCTACCACTTCCATTGGCTCTGCCACCAC AGTTGTTGCTATGCTTGAAAGGAATGGGATATTGAAGATGGCGAATGTAGGGGATTGCGGTGTGAGAATCATACGGAGAG GTCAAATAGTATTTTCTACATCTCCACAAGAACACTATTTCGACTGCCCATTTCAGCTGAGTTCGGAGGCTGCTGGTCAGACATTCCTAGATGCAACG GTGATGACTGTGGAGCTGATGGAAGAGGACACGGTTGTGATGGGGTCGGATGGGCTATTCGACAATGTTTATGACACAGAAATTCTTGCAGTTGTGGACTCATGTGATAATGTTGCTGATGCTG TCGGTATGTAG